The following DNA comes from Phocoena sinus isolate mPhoSin1 chromosome 7, mPhoSin1.pri, whole genome shotgun sequence.
CCCAGCAGGTCTTCGCGCGGGCTACCCGCTGCTCCGTGCGCCCCGGATCCCCGGCGGCGGGCGGGTGCGCGGCTCAGCAGCGGGtagccccggggtggggggcagccccTGCCCATCACAGAGCCCGGAGCCAGTGTTGCTTTTCTCTGCGGGCGACTTCGAACTGCCTGGATTTTTAACCCGATAAACTGATAAAGGACTAACACGTCTGGAGTCTTCCAAAGACGGAAAGAAAATCACTTTCTTGTCGCAACAGTGAGATTTTGTTACGAAATGCGAAAGTAAAGGTTAAAGCCTGGGAGATAACCGGTCGCATATGGGGGGACGGGGGAGGAGGTGGTAAAAATTGTGGATGTCGCGTCCCAACTATCTCGGTTCGAATCCCAGGTTTGCCATTTGAGAGCCTACTCTGTGTTAGGCGCTCGGAATACCGCGCTGAACGAGATTATCTAGGTTGTGGCTTTCTTGGGGGAACTATCATTAGCTCGGTTGCCTTGTTATGCTTCTAAACTCTTGTTTCTTCACCTATAAGGAGTGCCTGACTCCTAGAATTGTCGTAAGTTTCTGAGACATCCTGTATTAAGATGAGAACGATTAACGCGctgtctgacacacagtagggGCTCAGTAAGCATTTGTACTTCTCTCAATTTGAGCTCACCTGGTGAGGGCAGCGCAGAGAGGAGACAGGTGCCACGGTTAAGAATGATTCTTTGAGCAGTTCTTTTAAACAAGCGCTGGACTCTAAGGATGCTTACCTGCAGATAGGAGACCTGGTAGGTGCCCTGGAAGCTAGGGTTCATAAGCGAGAACATTACGGGAAAATGAGCCCCGCACCAGTGGGAGCCAGCAGAGAACTCAGGAGGGACTTCTAGCTAGGGTTTCCCGCTCCGGGTCTCAAGAAGGCGTGATTAGCATTCGCCCCGCCCCCCATAGCTTCCCGGCCGGCGATTGGCCCACGCTCCTCGGCTGCCAGCTCCAGGCGGGGCCGGAGGGCGCCTGGGGAGAGGCCGAGCCCGCGGGGCAGTGGGCGGGGACGCGCGGAGAGCGTGGCGGGGCGGCCCACCAACCGAGCCCCAGCGCgaaggggcggggccagggcggAGCCTCCCGGCGGGCATTAGAAGCAGGTGACCCAGGCTGGGCGGGAGAGGCCAGTCAGCTCAAGGCAGTGACTCCGCTGCGgccagcgccgccgccgccgccgccgccgcgcgcaGTTCAATACCCGCCGGAGGTGGGCCAAAGGGTGCTAGAGCGCGGGGGAGGAGCGGAGCCCAGCGCGTCCCGGGAGAACCGCCACCGCCCCCAGGAGTCCGCTGGAGCGCGGATCCCcctgcaggggaggaggagagcgGCGGGCGGGACGCGGCGGCGGGCGCGCACCATGCAGTCCCGGCGGGGCCAGCGCTGGCTGCTCGCCGTGCTGTGAGGCGGCGGGATCCCCCGGTCGCCGCCGCACACCGCCTTCCTCTTGCCCAGGTGCTGCCAGGCGCGCTCGCCCTTCGTCCGGCTCCCGGACCCTGGTGGAACGCACGGCCTGCCCCGCGTCCTGCCCCGCCCGGATCATGCGGGGGGGCCCGCAGGAGGTGGGGGCGAATGACCGGTCTGCGGCGACCTCGTTCAGGGGTCGATCCCCTCTCTGAGACGCCCCCACCTGCTGCCATGTGCTGCCTCCTCGGGTGCCCAGCCTATCGCCAAACTTTCCCGATGCCAGCCTGTCTCTGAGTCGCGTTTCTGAGCGAAGTGTCCCAGAGACGGAGGGCCCAGGCTGGCTACGGACTATCTGCTTCTCTCGGGATCCTCAGAGGTGAGAGCCCGCGCCTTCCCCTTCTCCCCGTTCTTTCCCCGACCCTCTGCCCTTTTCCCGGGGGCTGAGCGCTCTGACCTTGGGGTGCAGGCTGGCAGGCCCTGCGAGAAGGGAGGCGGGGTGAGGGGCGGGGAGTCTGTAGTTTGGttccaggaggtgggaggggaggggagggagagaggttaACTTAGAGTTTTAGAGACCGCTTGCGGGGATTGCGCCGTTGACGCCTCTCTATTTGGGAGTGGTTGcaatttttcttctcctccaccttcttttttaaagagtaCTTTCCTTGGAATCGGAGCCCTAAccgtccctccccagccctctccaGCGAAGAGCTGAGCGCTCCCTGCGGAGGCAGCGCCCTCACGAAACAGTTTATCTTTGGACggatttctttaaaagaaaaagaaaccaacagGTTGCCAGTCCCGGCGCCACACAAGTCGGCGGAGAGGGAAGCCCGGATCCCGGTTTCCCCTGCCTGAGCTGGCCCCGCGCTGGCTGCGGGAgacgaggggagggagggggctatgGCTCGGCCAGACCCGTCCGCGCCGCcttcgctgctgctgctgctcctaGCGCAGCTGGCGGGCCGGGCGGCGGCCGCCTCCAAGGCCCCAGTGTGCCAGGAAATCACAGTGCCCATGTGCCGCGGCATCGGCTACAACCTGACGCACATGCCCAACCAGTTCAACCACGACACGCAGGACGAGGCGGGTCTGGAGGTGCACCAGTTCTGGCCGCTGGTGGAAATCCACTGCTCGCCGGACCTGCGTTTCTTCCTGTGCTCCATGTACACGCCCATCTGCCTGCCCGACTACCATAAGCCGCTGCCGCCCTGCCGCTCGGTGTGCGAGCGCGCCAAGGCCGGCTGCTCGCCGCTCATGCGCCAGTATGGCTTTGCCTGGCCGGAACGCATGAGCTGCGACCGCCTCCCGGTGCTGGGCCGCGACGCCGAGGTCCTGTGCATGGATTACAACCGCAGCGAGGCCACCACGGCGCCCCCCAGGCCCTTCCCGGCCAAGCCCACCCACTCAGGCCTGCCGGGGTCGCCGGCCTCGGGGAGCGACTGCGCCGCCGGGGGCCCATCGGTGTGCAAGTGCCGCGAGCCCTTCGTGCCCATTCTCAAGGAGTCGCACCCGCTTTACAACAAGGTGAGGACGGGCCAGGTACCCAACTGCGCGGTGCCCTGCTACCAGCCGTCCTTCAGCCCCGACGAGCGCACGTTCGCCACCTTCTGGATCGGCCTGTGGTCTGTACTGTGCTTCATCTCCACCTCCACCACGGTGGCCACCTTCTTAATAGACATGGAACGCTTCCGCTACCCTGAGCGCCCCATCATCTTCCTGTCAGCCTGCTACCTGTGCgtgtctctgggcttcctggtgcGCCTGGTCGTGGGCCATGCCAGCGTCGCCTGCAGCCGCGAGCACAGCCACATCCACTACGAGACAACGGGCCCTGCGCTGTGCACTGTCGTCTTCCTGCTGGTCTACTTCTTTGGCATGGCCAGTTCCATCTGGTGGGTCATCCTGTCGCTCACCTGGTTCTTGGCGGCTGGCATGAAGTGGGGCAACGAGGCCATTGCGGGCTATGCGCA
Coding sequences within:
- the FZD5 gene encoding frizzled-5, with amino-acid sequence MARPDPSAPPSLLLLLLAQLAGRAAAASKAPVCQEITVPMCRGIGYNLTHMPNQFNHDTQDEAGLEVHQFWPLVEIHCSPDLRFFLCSMYTPICLPDYHKPLPPCRSVCERAKAGCSPLMRQYGFAWPERMSCDRLPVLGRDAEVLCMDYNRSEATTAPPRPFPAKPTHSGLPGSPASGSDCAAGGPSVCKCREPFVPILKESHPLYNKVRTGQVPNCAVPCYQPSFSPDERTFATFWIGLWSVLCFISTSTTVATFLIDMERFRYPERPIIFLSACYLCVSLGFLVRLVVGHASVACSREHSHIHYETTGPALCTVVFLLVYFFGMASSIWWVILSLTWFLAAGMKWGNEAIAGYAQYFHLAAWLIPSVKSITALALSSVDGDPVAGICYVGNQNLNSLRGFVLGPLVLYLLVGTLFLLAGFVSLFRIRSVIKQGGTKTDKLEKLMIRIGIFTLLYTVPASIVVACYLYEQHYRESWEAALTCACPGPDSGQPRAKPEYWVLMLKYFMCLVVGITSGVWIWSGKTVESWRRFTSRCCCRPRRGHKSGGATAAGDYAEASAALTGRTAPPGPAAAAYHKQVSLSHV